One Acidobacteriota bacterium genomic window, GTATTGCAACATCGATTCGGTTGAGATCCCTCGCTTCGCTCGGGATGGCGGCAGCGGGCGCAGACGCCCGCTAAACGCCGCCTACTTCTTCGGGGCGATCGAATCCTTCACGTGCTTCGCGAGATAGAACTTCGCAGTGATCTTCGCGGGGATCTTGATCGGCTCGCCGGTCTGCGGGTTGCGGCCCATGCGCGCCTTGCGGTTCACTTTTTTCAGGCGGCCGAGGCCGGGCAGAACGAACACGCCACTCTTGCGGGCTTCTTTGATCGCCATGTCCGACAGGTTCTCGAGGAACGCGGCGGCGGTCTTGTTGTTGGTGCCGATCTTCTCCGCCATTGCGCGGACGATCTGGGTCTTGGTCATCGACATAGGGAACTATCCTCCTTGTTAGTAAGTGCGTGGGAACGCTGGAAACGCAGGAAATGCTGCTTCACCGGCCATATTACAACGGAAAGCGGAGATGGCAAGCGTTTTGACCGCATTTTTATTGGGTTTTTTGCACATGCCCCGCCGTGGTCCTTGCGGCCCTGCCGTTTTTCCTGTGGCTAATGGCCAGAGTAGCAACAGACGGACCATGCGGCAAAGCCGCTAAAATCGCGGCCTTTGTGCATATCGTGGCCGCGAAAGCGTGGCTAAGGTGCGGAAAAGAAGACCCTTCCGCACGCACCCGCCGACGACCCGGCCTCGGACGAGGCTGTGGAAAACCCGCGGAAATCGCGGCTCCCGAGCGTCTCGGGAAGCGGCTGAACACGCGCCAGGCTGCGACTCGCAGCGTGTGTGTCCGTGCCTCGCTGGTTACGGTCCCAGCTTTTTTACGGCACTTTTTTTACCTTGCCGGGTTCCTTGGGCAGGGCGTCGCGCAGCTCCCTCATCGTCCGTTTGAAGACGGGATGCCGCGTCTCGGGTGCGATCTCGGCCAGCGGCTCGAGCACGAAGCGGCGCTGGTGCATCGCCGGATGCGGGATGACCAGCCCGGCCGTCTCCACGATGGAGTTGCCGAAGAGCAGGACATCGAGGTCGATGGTCCGCGGGGTCTTCCGCGCTTGAGAAGCGCGGGAGCGCTTCCGTCCCAAAGCGCGCTCGATCTCGAGCAGGCGCGAGAGCAGTTGCTTGGGCATGAGTTCGGTCTCGAGGGTGAGCACGCAGTTCAGGAACCATTGCGGCGTGCCCGAATGGGGCGCGGGCGCCATATCCACCGGCTCAGTCTCGTAGAGAGAAGACTGCGCGACGATGGCGCCCAGCTCGGCAATGCGGCTGATCGCGGCCTCGAGATTCGCGCGGCGGTCGCCGAGGTTCGAGCCGAGGCCGAGGTAGACGAGCTTCTTCACACCGCCGA contains:
- a CDS encoding HU family DNA-binding protein; the protein is MSMTKTQIVRAMAEKIGTNNKTAAAFLENLSDMAIKEARKSGVFVLPGLGRLKKVNRKARMGRNPQTGEPIKIPAKITAKFYLAKHVKDSIAPKK
- the folK gene encoding 2-amino-4-hydroxy-6-hydroxymethyldihydropteridine diphosphokinase → MKKLVYLGLGSNLGDRRANLEAAISRIAELGAIVAQSSLYETEPVDMAPAPHSGTPQWFLNCVLTLETELMPKQLLSRLLEIERALGRKRSRASQARKTPRTIDLDVLLFGNSIVETAGLVIPHPAMHQRRFVLEPLAEIAPETRHPVFKRTMRELRDALPKEPGKVKKVP